In a genomic window of Coprococcus eutactus:
- a CDS encoding O-antigen ligase family protein, whose amino-acid sequence MDKIRKKKSDDSGTAQDWLSTIFLLYMGTLYPLIMHDKYFDITLTKYKAFEVALCVYAVLMVLAVLLDVFDGKKPFVMFKYRKSYVATDWFMAGFFVANVLAFVMASDKMAAYTGEEGRRCGLQFMILAMLLYVCMGRGLRLRKCVFPAFLCVGSFTCIIAVFQYVGIDFLGIRDGLASSIMDIYISTFGNIDIFASFLCVLIPVGFGVGLDDRRIYDGDATWKFNWVKLSAWTAVFTGAAATVVTNADLAYAGVCAAAAILLLVSTYRGRIKEFVELMLVMSLGFLAVSLLLKTTPESIAKLDGISNFARNTELIAVASGVLAVIRIVIYAVSRLRLSRKDSNGNTFNRSGKISLVVCSVLVIAGIVCAVIFSSVKADGIFRFDDSWGNYRGYVWSRLVSTYKEFPLVNKLFGYGNESVKSIMTAGYYDEMISKVGVVYDNAHNEYLQYLVTTGVLGAVTYVGLIVSAFVSMIRTAFSSSDHDFCACIAVALGIAGYAVQALFNLNQSLTTPYIFLLAAMAAGIGRRLKLQRK is encoded by the coding sequence ATGGATAAGATTCGTAAGAAAAAATCTGATGATTCCGGGACGGCGCAGGACTGGCTCAGCACGATATTTCTGTTATATATGGGAACTCTGTATCCACTCATAATGCACGACAAATATTTTGACATCACACTAACTAAGTACAAGGCATTTGAGGTGGCGCTGTGTGTGTACGCGGTGCTCATGGTGCTGGCAGTGCTGCTCGATGTGTTTGACGGGAAAAAGCCATTTGTGATGTTTAAGTACAGAAAAAGCTATGTTGCAACGGACTGGTTCATGGCTGGCTTTTTCGTAGCCAATGTACTTGCGTTTGTGATGGCATCAGATAAAATGGCCGCCTATACTGGCGAGGAGGGCAGAAGGTGCGGACTTCAGTTTATGATCCTTGCCATGCTCCTGTATGTCTGTATGGGACGCGGCCTGCGTCTTAGAAAATGTGTGTTCCCGGCATTTCTGTGTGTCGGTTCATTTACGTGTATAATCGCGGTTTTTCAGTATGTCGGTATAGATTTCCTTGGAATAAGGGACGGGCTAGCATCCAGCATAATGGATATATACATATCGACATTTGGCAATATAGATATATTTGCAAGCTTTCTGTGCGTGCTGATCCCTGTCGGATTTGGTGTGGGGCTTGACGACCGTAGGATATATGATGGTGATGCCACATGGAAGTTCAATTGGGTGAAGCTCTCCGCCTGGACTGCGGTATTTACAGGGGCGGCTGCGACAGTTGTGACAAATGCAGATCTGGCGTATGCAGGTGTCTGTGCAGCAGCCGCGATATTGCTCCTGGTTTCAACATACCGTGGAAGGATAAAGGAATTTGTGGAACTGATGCTTGTGATGTCACTTGGATTTCTTGCGGTGAGTCTGCTTCTTAAGACAACGCCGGAGAGTATCGCAAAGTTAGATGGTATAAGTAATTTTGCGAGAAATACGGAACTGATAGCAGTGGCTTCTGGTGTGCTTGCGGTGATCCGTATCGTGATCTATGCAGTATCGAGACTTAGACTGTCAAGGAAAGATTCGAATGGTAACACATTTAATAGGTCAGGGAAGATCTCACTTGTGGTATGTTCGGTCCTTGTGATTGCAGGAATAGTGTGCGCGGTCATTTTCAGCTCGGTGAAGGCCGATGGGATATTCAGATTTGACGATTCATGGGGTAATTACCGTGGATATGTGTGGAGCAGGCTTGTCAGCACGTACAAGGAGTTCCCATTGGTAAATAAGCTGTTCGGATACGGAAATGAGTCTGTCAAGAGCATAATGACAGCCGGATATTATGATGAGATGATATCCAAGGTGGGGGTCGTGTATGATAATGCCCACAATGAGTATCTGCAGTATTTGGTAACCACGGGAGTACTCGGCGCGGTGACATACGTTGGACTTATCGTGTCTGCATTTGTCAGTATGATAAGGACGGCATTCAGTTCGTCTGACCATGATTTCTGTGCGTGCATTGCAGTTGCTCTTGGAATAGCCGGTTATGCTGTTCAGGCGTTATTCAACCTCAACCAGTCGCTGACGACGCCGTACATTTTTCTGCTTGCCGCCATGGCAGCCGGAATCGGCAGGAGACTGAAACTGCAGAGGAAGTAG
- the cls gene encoding cardiolipin synthase, translated as MKKILNKLLSRMVITCFLVVLQLAVMIFGIIILQERYIYISGILKLLSVIVVFHLITKDTNPMIKMAWMVPILLFPVLGGLMYVLYGHVLIPKRLKKNMLRVMQQEVYENVKGANVCQAADIKGEPTYRICNYMEHVAQAPLYKHTNVKYYAIGDDVMDDLIRDLESAEKYIFMEYFIVDKGYMWDTILEILKRKAAEGLDVRFMYDDIGSVFNVPKYYWKELESYGIKCMAFNQVVPFFATIFNNRDHRKITVIDGKIAHTGGYNMADEYINRITKYGRWKDSGVRLEGEGAWSFTVMFLQMWNYFRYSEGSYLSYKPEVDFSNIEDGYVQPYKSSPLTGENVGENLYIQMINDAQEYIYIFTPYLIVCNELMTALKLAAKRDVDVRIVTPAIPDKKYIYKMTQSNYKELLLAGVRIYQYTPGFIHSKTLIMDGRLASVGSINMDNRSFYHHFECGALLYDCKAIADVKNDMFATFEESEEIDILWCRNNISKVSLIGPLLNLLSPLL; from the coding sequence ATGAAGAAAATACTTAACAAACTTCTCAGCAGAATGGTGATAACATGTTTTTTGGTCGTCCTGCAGCTTGCAGTGATGATATTTGGAATTATAATTCTGCAGGAAAGGTACATTTACATCTCAGGAATATTGAAGCTTTTGAGCGTGATAGTTGTATTTCATCTCATAACAAAGGATACCAACCCGATGATCAAAATGGCGTGGATGGTGCCGATACTGCTGTTTCCTGTACTAGGAGGTTTAATGTATGTGCTTTATGGACATGTGCTCATACCGAAGAGGCTTAAGAAGAACATGCTCAGAGTTATGCAGCAGGAAGTGTATGAGAATGTGAAGGGCGCAAATGTCTGCCAGGCAGCAGATATCAAGGGCGAGCCAACGTACAGAATATGCAATTACATGGAGCATGTGGCACAGGCCCCCCTTTATAAGCATACAAATGTAAAATACTATGCAATCGGCGATGATGTCATGGATGACCTTATCAGGGATCTGGAGAGTGCTGAGAAATACATCTTCATGGAGTATTTCATCGTTGATAAGGGATATATGTGGGATACGATCCTGGAGATCCTCAAGAGAAAGGCTGCAGAGGGACTCGATGTAAGATTCATGTATGATGACATAGGATCGGTGTTCAATGTGCCAAAGTATTACTGGAAGGAGCTTGAGTCATACGGAATCAAATGTATGGCGTTCAATCAGGTCGTGCCTTTCTTTGCAACGATATTCAACAACCGAGATCACAGGAAGATAACGGTCATAGATGGCAAGATCGCCCATACCGGCGGATACAATATGGCGGATGAGTATATCAATCGCATAACAAAGTACGGCAGGTGGAAGGACAGCGGAGTGAGACTTGAGGGCGAGGGTGCCTGGAGCTTCACAGTCATGTTCCTCCAGATGTGGAATTATTTCAGATATTCGGAGGGAAGCTACCTGAGTTATAAGCCGGAGGTGGACTTTTCAAATATAGAGGATGGCTATGTACAGCCTTATAAGTCAAGTCCGCTGACCGGAGAGAATGTCGGAGAAAATCTCTATATTCAGATGATAAATGATGCGCAGGAGTATATATACATATTTACCCCGTATCTGATAGTGTGCAATGAGCTGATGACGGCACTCAAGCTTGCAGCCAAGAGAGACGTGGATGTGCGAATAGTCACACCAGCCATACCGGATAAAAAGTATATATACAAGATGACACAGTCCAACTACAAGGAGCTGCTTCTTGCTGGCGTGAGGATATACCAGTATACACCTGGATTTATACATTCCAAGACACTTATTATGGACGGAAGGCTTGCGTCGGTGGGGTCGATCAATATGGACAACAGAAGCTTCTATCACCACTTTGAGTGTGGCGCCCTGCTCTATGACTGCAAGGCGATAGCGGATGTCAAGAATGATATGTTTGCAACATTTGAGGAGTCGGAGGAGATAGACATACTTTGGTGTAGAAATAACATAAGCAAGGTGTCCCTGATAGGACCGCTGCTCAACCTGTTATCGCCACTGCTTTAA
- the tyrS gene encoding tyrosine--tRNA ligase, whose product MQIYDELVARGLIAQTTDEDEIRDLVNNGKAVFYIGFDPTADSLHVGHFMALCLMKRLQMAGNKPIALIGGGTAMIGDPSGRTDMRQMMTKETIQHNVDCFKKQMSKFIDFSEDKALLVNNADWLLDLNYVDVLRDVGACFSVNNMLRAECYKQRMEKGLSFLEFNYMIMQSYDFYALYQKYGCNMQFGGDDQWSNMLGGTELIRRKLGKDAYAMTITLLLNSEGKKMGKTQKGAVWLDPNKTSPFEFYQYWRNVADADVLKCIRMLTFLPLEEIDKMDNWEGSQLNQAKEILAYELTKLVHGEEEAAKAQESARALFSKGVAADMPSVTLAADDFKDGSIDIVSVLVKSGLVTSRNEGRRAVEQGGVAVDGEKITDVQTTIPEEKFDGEGVVVRRGKKNFRKVSK is encoded by the coding sequence ATGCAGATTTATGACGAGCTTGTAGCCAGAGGGCTTATAGCGCAGACAACAGATGAAGATGAAATTAGAGATTTGGTAAATAATGGTAAGGCAGTATTCTATATCGGATTTGATCCGACTGCGGACAGCCTGCATGTAGGCCATTTCATGGCGCTCTGTCTGATGAAGAGACTTCAGATGGCAGGCAACAAGCCTATCGCGCTGATAGGCGGTGGTACAGCCATGATCGGTGATCCATCAGGCCGTACAGATATGAGACAGATGATGACAAAGGAGACTATCCAGCACAACGTTGACTGCTTCAAGAAGCAGATGAGCAAATTCATCGACTTTTCAGAGGACAAGGCACTCCTTGTCAACAATGCAGACTGGCTTCTTGATCTTAACTATGTTGATGTTCTCCGTGATGTGGGAGCCTGCTTCTCAGTAAACAACATGCTCCGCGCAGAGTGCTACAAGCAGCGTATGGAGAAGGGACTCAGCTTCCTTGAGTTCAACTACATGATCATGCAGAGTTACGATTTCTACGCACTGTACCAGAAGTACGGCTGCAACATGCAGTTTGGCGGTGACGACCAGTGGAGCAACATGCTCGGCGGTACAGAGCTTATCAGAAGAAAGCTTGGCAAGGACGCATATGCCATGACGATCACACTCCTTCTCAACTCAGAGGGCAAGAAGATGGGTAAGACACAGAAGGGTGCTGTATGGCTTGATCCTAATAAGACTTCACCATTTGAGTTCTATCAGTACTGGAGAAATGTCGCAGATGCAGATGTCCTGAAGTGCATCCGTATGCTCACATTCCTTCCACTTGAGGAGATTGACAAGATGGACAACTGGGAGGGCAGCCAGCTCAACCAGGCAAAGGAGATCCTTGCATACGAGCTCACAAAGCTTGTACACGGCGAGGAGGAGGCTGCTAAGGCACAGGAGAGCGCAAGAGCACTGTTCTCAAAGGGCGTTGCAGCAGACATGCCATCAGTAACACTTGCAGCAGATGACTTCAAGGACGGCTCGATCGATATTGTGTCAGTTCTCGTAAAGTCAGGACTTGTAACATCACGTAACGAGGGCAGACGTGCCGTAGAGCAGGGCGGTGTTGCTGTGGACGGCGAGAAGATCA